From the genome of Mycobacterium kansasii ATCC 12478:
CCGCTGCAACTGGGGGTGGCCGCAGCTGCCGACAGACCCGACGTCGCTGCCGCGTTTCATCAGTTCGGGACGGACCTCGGAGTGGCGTTTCAGCTGCGCGACGACGTTCTCGGGGTGTTCGGAGATCCTGCGGTGACCGGCAAACCGTCCGGCGACGACCTGAGGTCGGGGAAACGCACGGTGCTGATAGCCGAGGCAGCCGAACTCGCGGAAAAGTCGGACCCCCGGGCGGCCAGCCTATTGCGTAGCTCGATCGGCACCGAGCTGACCGACACGCAGGTGCGCGAGCTGCGCGAGGTTATCGCGGGGGTCGGCGGTTTGGCAGCGGCCGAGAATCGGATCACCGAACTCACCGAGCGAGCGCTGGCCACACTTGCGTCGGCGCCCATCAACGCACGAGCCAAGGCCGGACTGTCGCAGTTGGCCCGGACGGCCACGGACCGGTCGGCCTGATCCGATGACCACCGCGACGCCTCCGCCGGAAGCCGCTTCTGCGGCGACACTGTCAGTGGGACAACGTCTTTCACAGGTTCGCAGATTTGCCGCCACCCCGCAGGCCAAGCCTGCCTGGTTGGGTTTTCTGGGGGCGGTGCTGATCACCACGGGAGGGTTGGGAGCCGGCAGCACGCGCCAGCACGACCCGCTGCTGGAGACGATTCACATGTCGTGGCTGCGCTTCGGCCACGGACTGGTGCTGTCGTCGATCGTGTTGTGGTCGGGCGTGGGCCTGATGCTGATCGCGTGGCTGTGGCTGGGCCGACAGGTGCTCACCGGCGAAGCGACCGAGTTCACCATGCGGGCCACCACCGCGTTCTGGCTGGCGCCGCTGCTGCTGTCGGTGCCCGTCTTCAGCCGGGACACCTACTCCTACCTGGCCCAGGGCGCGCTGTTGCGCGACGGCCTGGATCCCTATGCGGTGGGGCCGGTGGGTAACCCGAATGCGTTGCTGGACGACGTGAGCCCGATCTGGACGATCACTACCGCCCCCTACGGTCCGGCGTTCATTCTGGTGGCCAAGCTCGTCACGATCATCGTCGGCAACAACGTGGTCGCCGGGACCATGCTGTTGCGCTTGTGCATGCTGCCCGGGCTGGCGCTGCTGATTTGGGCGGCCCCGCGCCTGGCCCAGCACCTCGGCGCCAACGGCTCGATTGCGCTGTGGACCTGCGTGCTCAATCCGCTGGTGCTCATCCATCTGATGGGTGGAGTGCACAACGAGATGCTGATGGTGGGCCTGATGGCGGCCGGTATCGCGCTCACCATGCAGCGGCGCCATGTCGCGGGCATCACGCTGATCACGGTGGCGATCGCGGTCAAAGCAACGGCCGGGCTGGCGCTGCCGTTCCTGTTCTGGGTATGGATGCGTCATCTGCGCGATGACCGCGGGTACCGGCCGCCCCGGGCGTTCCTGGTCGCCGCCGCGGCGTCGCTGCTGATATTCGTGGCGGTGTTCGCGGTGCTGTCCGCGGTGGCCGGCGTCGGACTGGGGTGGCTCACGGCGCTGGCGGGCTCGGTGAAGATCATCAACTGGTTGACCGTGCCGACGGGAGCGGCGAACCTCATCCACGCTCTGGGCAGGAACTTCTTCACCTTCGACTTCTACACCTTGCTGCGGATCACCAGATTCATCGGAATCCTGATCATCGCGATGTCGCTGCCGCTGCTGTGGTGGAGGTTCCGGCGCGACGACCGGGCGGTGCTGGCCGGCATCGCCTGGTCGATGCTGATCGTGGTATTGTTCGTCCCCGCCGCCCTGCCGTGGTACTACTCATGGCCGCTGGCGATAGTGGCCCCACTGGCCCAGTCACGGCCGGCAATCGCGGCTATCGCCGGGTTCTCGACCTGGGTCATGGTGATCTTCAAACCCGACGGATCACACGGCATGTATTCCTGGCTGCACGTCGGGCTGGCGACCGCATTCGCACTGCTGGCCTGGTATTCGCTGTACCGGGTGCCGGAGCCGGCTGCCCCTAGGGACGCAACGGAACCCGCTCAATAAGGACCTCGATAAGCCGCTCAATACGCCATAGCCTGGGCGCGACGCACGACTTCGCGCGCCTGGTGGGCGTGGAGCGCATCGACCGGGCGAGCATTGCTCACGACATCGCGTGAGCCGTCGCGGGTAATGGTCAACGACGGGTCGGGGGTGAACAGCCAGCGCACGATCTCGGTATCGCGATAGCCGCCGTCGTGCAAGATCGTCAACAGACCCGGCAGGCTCTTGACCACCTGGCCGGAATTGGTGAAGAACACTTGCGGCACCACCACGCCGCCGGCTCGCCGAACGGCGACCAGGTGACCTTCGCGCAGCTGCTGGTGCACCTTGCTGATCGGCACACCAAGAAGCTCGGCGACCCGGGACAGGTCGTAGGTTGGCTCGCTGGGATCCAGAACATCATCGCCGGCCGGAATGCTGCCCACGGCGCAAGTGTAGAGCTTGGTGCACGTTGTCTCATCCGATTCGCGCCGGCACCTACGATGGCCCCGTGGCTGAAGCTGAAGTGCCCGGCTCCTTCTCGGGCCGTGCCGGCCCGCATCGTCACCGAGCTGAAGCTGAAGTGCCCGGCTCCTTCTCGGGCCGTGCCGGCCCGCATCGTCACCGAGCCGAAGCTGAAGTGCCCGGCTCGGGCCGTGCCGGCCCGCATCGTCACCGAGCCGAAGCTGAAGTGCCCGGCTCGGGCCGTGCCGGCCCGCATCGTCACCGAGCCGAAGCCGGCACCTCGGATCCGTTGGACAGCATGCTGCTGGACGGCCGATACCTGGTCCAGGCCAAGATCGCCAGCGGCGGGACCTCGACGGTCTACCGCGGTCTTGACGTCCGGCTGGACCGCCCCGTCGCCCTGAAGGTGATGGACTCCCGCTATGCGGGCGACGAACAGTTTCTCACCCGCTTCCAACTCGAGGCCCGCACGGTCGCCCGGTTGAAGAACTCCGGACTGGTTGCTGTCTATGACCAGGGACTGGATGCCCGGCACCCGTTTCTGGTGATGGAACTCGTCGAAGGCGGCACGCTGCGCGAACTGCTGGCCGAACGAGGACCGATGCCCCCGCATGCCGTGGTGGCCGTGTTGCGCCCGGTGTTGGGCGGGCTGGCAGCCGCGCATCGGGCCGGCCTGGTGCACCGCGACGTCAAGCCCGAAAACGTGTTGATCTCCGATGACGGCGAGGTCAAGATCGCCGATTTCGGATTGGTCCGGGCCGTCGCGGTCGCTGGAATCACTTCGGCAAGCGTCATTTTGGGCACCGCAGCGTATTTGTCTCCCGAGCAGGTGCGCGACGGACGGGCCGGGCCCCGCAGCGATGTCTACTCCGCCGGAATTCTCACCTACGAGTTGCTCACCGGACAGACGCCGTTCAGCGGCGACTCGGCATTGTCGATCGCCTATCAACGGCTGGACCGCGACGTGCCGCCACCTAGCTCTGTAATCGATGGTGTGCCAAGTCAATTCGACGAATTTGTGGCCTGCGCGACCGCCCGTGACCCTGCCGAAAGATACGCCGACGCCGTCGAGATGGGCGCCGCTCTCGAGTCGATCACCGAGGAGTTGGCACTCCCGGACTTTCGGGTGCCTGCGCCGCGCAACTCGGCCCAGCACCGGTCGGCCGTGCTTTATCGCAGCCGGATCGCTCAGCAGCCGCGGCCACCGGTTCGTCACCCGACTCGCGAACTGACCCGAGAACCGGGGAGCTGGGCCGCGCCGGTATCGGAGGCCCGCCCGGATGCCGAACCGGAAGGATACGAACAGCAGCCGGTGTCAGGGCAATTCGCCGGCATCTCGATGGACGAATTCGTCTGGGCGCGACAGCATGCCCGCCGAATGGTGCTGATCTGGGTGGCGGTGGTGCTCGCGATCACCGGGCTGGTCGCGACCGCGGCCTGGACGATCGGCAGCAATCTGAGCGGACTGCTGTAACACACCGCGAGCTGGGCCACCTCCCGTTTGCGAGCAGACGCAAAATCCTCGAAAACCCCTATGTTTTACCGGATTTCGCGTCTGCTCAGCAACCTAGTCGCGCAGCATCTCGGCCACCAGGAAGGCCAGTTCCAGCGATTGCTGGGTATTGAGCCGCGGATCACACGCGGTCTCGTACCGACCGGCCAGATCGCTGTCCGAAATGTCTTGTGCGCCACCGAGACACTCGGTGACATCTTCACCGGTGATCTCGACATGGATGCCGCCGGGGTGGGTGCCCAGGGCGCGATGCACCTCGAAAAAGCCCTGTACTTCATCGACGATGCGATCGAAGTGCCGGGTCTTGTACCCCGTGGAGGACTCATGGGTGTTGCCGTGCATCGGGTCACACTGCCAGATCACCTGGTGACCGGTGGCCTGCACCTTCTCGATGATCCGCGGCAGCAGGTCACGGACCTTGTTGTTGCCCAGCCTGCTGACCAGCGTCAGCCGGCCCGGCTTGTTGTGCGGGTCGAGCCGCTCGACGTACTCAACTGCCAGCTCGGGTGTCATCGTCGGGCCGATCTTGACCCCGATCGGGTTGGCGATCACCTCGGCGAACGCGATATGCGCGCCGTCGAGTTGCCTGGTCCGCTCGCCGATCCACACGGTGTGCGCCGACAGGTCATACAGTTGCGGTTCGCCATTCTCCCCTTCGGACAGCCGCAGCATGGCCCGCTCGTAGTCGAGCACCAATGCCTCATGGCTGGCATAGATCTCGGCGGTCTGCAGATTGCGGTCGGCCACCCCGCAGGCGCTCATGAACCGCAGGCCCCGATCGATCTCGGTGGCCAGCGCCTCATAACGCGCGCCGGCCGGCGAGGTCCTGACGAATTCCCGGTTCCAGTCGTGGACCAGGTGCAGCGACGCCAGGCCCGACGACGTCAACGCTCGCACCAGGTTCATCGCCGCACTGGCATTGGCGTAGGCCCGCACCAGCCGCGACGCGTCGTGCTCGCGCACCGCCGCGTCCGGGGCGAAGCCGTTGATCATGTCTCCGCGATAAGACTTCAAACCCAGCGCATCGATATCGGCCGACCGCGGTTTGGCGTACTGACCGGCGATGCGGGCCACCTTCACCACCGGCATGCTGGCGCCGTAAGTCAGCACCACGGCCATCTGCAGCAGCGCGCGGATGTTGCCGCGGATGTGGGGTTCGGTGTTGTCGACAAACGTCTCCGCGCAGTCACCGCCTTGTAAGAGGAATGCCTCACCCTTGGCGACCTGTGCCAGATGTTCCTGCAGGCGGACGATCTCGGATGGCACCGTCACCGGCGGAACGCTTTCGAGCACCGTGCGCATCGCCAACGCCTGGTCCGCGGGCCAACTGGGCTGCTGGGCGGCGGGCTTGGCCAGCGCGGCGTCCAGCCGGGTGCGCAAGTCGGCGGGCAGCGGCGGCAACGGTGGCAGCTGGTCGATCGGAATGTCGACGGTCCAGTTCATCGGTACATGGTAACCGGGTTGAGGCTTGCGCTGATCAGGGCGAACGTCGCCGTCAATCCCGTCCGCCCGCCGGGTTTGGTCGCCGGTCTGGCCCGCTGGCCGCCCGTACCCGGGAGCGGCTCGGCGTGCCCCCACCGTGTGCCGGACGCGGGCCGGCATTGCCCGCCGAGGTGATGATCCGGAATCGTCGCAACTGGTCGCGCGCGTCGACCAGCGCGTCGTGAGCATCACGCGACCGCGCCGGCAGGCGCGGGCATCCGCAGTCCTCCCATAGTTGCCGCAGTTCCCGAGTGAAGCGAGGTATCGCCGTTGGCAGCTCCGGCATCGGACCCCACAACTGACACAGGGCGACGTGGTCGTAGGCGCCCACCCAGGCCCACAGCTCGATCGGGTCGTCGCCGTCGACACCGAGGAACTCCTCCAGGTCGCGGCGGATCTGTCGGCGCGAGCGCCACACCTGCGAACCCGGCGACGGCAGCTTCGGCAGGACATGGGAACGAACCCAGCTGCCGGCACGCTGTGGGTCGAACTCCGTGGAGACGGCGTAGTACTCGCGGCCGTCCTCGGCGACTATCCCGATGGAGATCAAATCGATGGTGCGGCCGTCTTCGATGAATTCGGTGTCATAGAAGTACCGCACATCGCAGTTTATCCGGGCAGGCTATCGCGCGGTCAGCAGGCGTTCGGCAGCCTTCGGCGGCGGCGCCGGATGGATGTCGAGGTCCAACCGTGCGTCCACGGCGTGCTCGTCGGGCCGTCGCGGGGTTCCGGCGATCGCACATTGCAGCCACAGCTTGGCCCGTACCACGGGGCGGCGCAGGGTACGTTCACGCTGCAGGGCACGGCGCATCTTGTCCGGCCGGGCGCTGTATCGCCACCGTGCCCACGGGGCATGCGGACGCGACAACCGGATTGCGCCGACGATCAGCAGCACCACGATGAACATGCCGAGCAGCCCCGTCCACACCTTGCCCTTGAACAGGACCACCACCGCCAACGGCAGCGTCAGCACCACGCCGCCGACCAGCGCGGCATGCAGCATCACGGAATGGGTATCCGACCACATCGCCAGGACAAACATCAGCGGATGGAATCCCAGGGTCAACAGCCCGGCCACGGCTACGGCGGCGAAGACCGCGTCCACCGAGGTGCGTCCGTCTTCCTCCCAGTAGACGTCGGACAGATGCAGGATCAACGCGTACTCGTCGAGCACCAGTGCCGCGCCGATTCCGAAAAATGTCGCCGACGCCGCGAATTCGGGTGCGCGTCCGTCGACGGACAGCGTCACCAGCGCCAGCCCGGAGACCATCACCACCAGCACACCGACGGCCACATGGTGGACGTGTACGGACCCGATGTAGATATCGCGGGGCTGCCACCAGCTGGGCGGTGGCGCATCGCCGGGGCGGCGACGGATGATGCGGGCGAAGGTGCGCGTCACAAAGAAGGTCAGGATGAACGCCACCAGGCAGCACAGCAGGGGCAGTCGGCCACGGTCGATGATGTCATGCTGCAGCCATTGGAGCACTCCACAAAAACTACGCCTGCCGGCGCAGGCGAGGCCTAAGCGGCCTGAGCCCCCGCTGTGGCGGCACGCGACCGCGTCGGTAACGATTAGGCTGTCTTTGACATGAGTACATGGCGGTCGCCCGAGCTGGGCAGTCGACTCGGGCGGGTCTCGTTATGGTGCCTGCTTGGGCTGGTGGCCGCCGGGGCGCTGGGCTACGTGGCCTGGCGGTTGTTCGGACACATCCCCTACCGCATCGACATCGACATCTATCAGATGGGCGGCCAGGCGTGGTTGGACGGGCGCCCGCTGTACAGCGGCGACGTGAAGTTCCACACACCCATCGGGCTGGACCTCCCGTTCACCTATCCCCCGCTGGCCGCGGTGGTGTTCAGCCCATTCGCCTGGTTGAAGATGCCGGCCGCCAGTATCGCGATCACGCTGCTGACGCTGGTGGTGCTGATCGTGTCGACGATGGTCGTGCTGACCGCCCTGAACGTATGGCCCACCTCTGCGCTGCTGCCTGGTCCGGCCTGGGTGCGCCGGCTGTGGTTGGCGATGATCATCGTGGCTCCGGCGTCGATCTGGCTGGAGCCGCTGAGTTCCAACTTCGCCTTCGGCCAGATCAACGCCGTGCTGATGACCTTGGTGATCCTCGATTGTTTCCCGCGCCGCACGCCGTGGCCGCGGGGCCTGCTGCTCGGCTTGGGGATAGCGCTGAAGCTGACTCCGGCGGTGTTTCTGCTTTACTTCCTGCTGCGCCGGGACGGCCGGGCGGCGCTGACAGCCGTGGCGTCCTTCGCGGCTGCGACGGTGGCCGGCTTCGCCCTGGCGTGGCGTGATTCCCGCGAGTACTGGACCCATACCCTGCACCACACCGATCGGATCGGTTCGGCTTCGTTGAACACCGACCAGAACATTGCGGGTGCGCTGGCTCGGCTGCCGATCGGCGAGCACGAAAGCTTCCTGCTATGGGTGGCCCTGTCGCTGGTCGTGCTGGTTGCGACGGTATGGGCGATGCGCAGAGTGCTGCGGGCCGACGAACCGGCCCTGGCCGTGATTTGCGTGGCGTTGTTCGGCTTGGTGGTTTCACCGGTTTCGTGGTCCCACCACTGGGTGTGGATGCTGCCGGCGGTTCTGGTGACCGGGGTGCTGGCCTGGCGACGGCGGAATACGGCGCTGGCCGTGGTCACCGCCGCCGGGGTGGCGCTGATGAGATGGACGCCGATCGATCTGCTGCCCAAGCACCGGGAGGCCACCGCGGAGTGGTGGCGTCAGCTCGCCGGGATGTCCTACGTGTGGTGGGCGCTGGCGGTCATCGTCGTTGCCGGCCTCACCGTGACGGCCCGGCTGACGACGGAGCCCTCGCCCGAGCCGGGGCGGACCCCGGTGTCGACGGCCGCGGCCTGATCAGCCGGCAGCGGTCTCGGGGATCCTGGCGGCGTCCTTCGGGCCGGGATGAGCCCCCGCCCCGTTGC
Proteins encoded in this window:
- a CDS encoding alpha-(1->6)-mannopyranosyltransferase A — its product is MTTATPPPEAASAATLSVGQRLSQVRRFAATPQAKPAWLGFLGAVLITTGGLGAGSTRQHDPLLETIHMSWLRFGHGLVLSSIVLWSGVGLMLIAWLWLGRQVLTGEATEFTMRATTAFWLAPLLLSVPVFSRDTYSYLAQGALLRDGLDPYAVGPVGNPNALLDDVSPIWTITTAPYGPAFILVAKLVTIIVGNNVVAGTMLLRLCMLPGLALLIWAAPRLAQHLGANGSIALWTCVLNPLVLIHLMGGVHNEMLMVGLMAAGIALTMQRRHVAGITLITVAIAVKATAGLALPFLFWVWMRHLRDDRGYRPPRAFLVAAAASLLIFVAVFAVLSAVAGVGLGWLTALAGSVKIINWLTVPTGAANLIHALGRNFFTFDFYTLLRITRFIGILIIAMSLPLLWWRFRRDDRAVLAGIAWSMLIVVLFVPAALPWYYSWPLAIVAPLAQSRPAIAAIAGFSTWVMVIFKPDGSHGMYSWLHVGLATAFALLAWYSLYRVPEPAAPRDATEPAQ
- a CDS encoding Rv2175c family DNA-binding protein, producing MGSIPAGDDVLDPSEPTYDLSRVAELLGVPISKVHQQLREGHLVAVRRAGGVVVPQVFFTNSGQVVKSLPGLLTILHDGGYRDTEIVRWLFTPDPSLTITRDGSRDVVSNARPVDALHAHQAREVVRRAQAMAY
- a CDS encoding protein kinase domain-containing protein codes for the protein MLLDGRYLVQAKIASGGTSTVYRGLDVRLDRPVALKVMDSRYAGDEQFLTRFQLEARTVARLKNSGLVAVYDQGLDARHPFLVMELVEGGTLRELLAERGPMPPHAVVAVLRPVLGGLAAAHRAGLVHRDVKPENVLISDDGEVKIADFGLVRAVAVAGITSASVILGTAAYLSPEQVRDGRAGPRSDVYSAGILTYELLTGQTPFSGDSALSIAYQRLDRDVPPPSSVIDGVPSQFDEFVACATARDPAERYADAVEMGAALESITEELALPDFRVPAPRNSAQHRSAVLYRSRIAQQPRPPVRHPTRELTREPGSWAAPVSEARPDAEPEGYEQQPVSGQFAGISMDEFVWARQHARRMVLIWVAVVLAITGLVATAAWTIGSNLSGLL
- a CDS encoding class II 3-deoxy-7-phosphoheptulonate synthase, with amino-acid sequence MNWTVDIPIDQLPPLPPLPADLRTRLDAALAKPAAQQPSWPADQALAMRTVLESVPPVTVPSEIVRLQEHLAQVAKGEAFLLQGGDCAETFVDNTEPHIRGNIRALLQMAVVLTYGASMPVVKVARIAGQYAKPRSADIDALGLKSYRGDMINGFAPDAAVREHDASRLVRAYANASAAMNLVRALTSSGLASLHLVHDWNREFVRTSPAGARYEALATEIDRGLRFMSACGVADRNLQTAEIYASHEALVLDYERAMLRLSEGENGEPQLYDLSAHTVWIGERTRQLDGAHIAFAEVIANPIGVKIGPTMTPELAVEYVERLDPHNKPGRLTLVSRLGNNKVRDLLPRIIEKVQATGHQVIWQCDPMHGNTHESSTGYKTRHFDRIVDEVQGFFEVHRALGTHPGGIHVEITGEDVTECLGGAQDISDSDLAGRYETACDPRLNTQQSLELAFLVAEMLRD
- a CDS encoding glycosyltransferase 87 family protein — encoded protein: MSTWRSPELGSRLGRVSLWCLLGLVAAGALGYVAWRLFGHIPYRIDIDIYQMGGQAWLDGRPLYSGDVKFHTPIGLDLPFTYPPLAAVVFSPFAWLKMPAASIAITLLTLVVLIVSTMVVLTALNVWPTSALLPGPAWVRRLWLAMIIVAPASIWLEPLSSNFAFGQINAVLMTLVILDCFPRRTPWPRGLLLGLGIALKLTPAVFLLYFLLRRDGRAALTAVASFAAATVAGFALAWRDSREYWTHTLHHTDRIGSASLNTDQNIAGALARLPIGEHESFLLWVALSLVVLVATVWAMRRVLRADEPALAVICVALFGLVVSPVSWSHHWVWMLPAVLVTGVLAWRRRNTALAVVTAAGVALMRWTPIDLLPKHREATAEWWRQLAGMSYVWWALAVIVVAGLTVTARLTTEPSPEPGRTPVSTAAA